The genomic segment tttctgtcacacacccatgtatacacacacctaTGCCCTATACATGCTTGACCTCAACGTTTACTGTCAAAAGAAAAAggttctttattttaaaaaagtctaatatataatgtgtataatgtattcatttcaTCAGCAATATTTTGCACACTTTATAATACACTACCTTGATACTCCAGGTTTGGGCTCTAAAATGTGTTATCATTCTTAACCTTGTAAGTTACACAGTAAATGATTGACATTGTTAGTTAAGATATGGCATCGTATTCTTCTCTGTCACACATCGGCTGGCAGAAGCTCACTTCAGATCACAGGGAGTGAGAACAACAGAGAAGCAAAGATGAGTCATGACCAACATGAATCAGTCTGTGAGAAGTTCTCAAGGGAACTCAGACATTTCAAATGGAGGGAAATTTTCACATGGTGAGTGAGGATATGTCCTCCATATAACCCATTTCCTTTTCATGCTAACAAAGAATCTTTTGAAGCTACTTTACTGGTTGCATGAGTCATTCTAAATGTCAAGTGTTTAGCAAAGTGCACACTAGCATTagtaaatgtataataatatccTACAGAGATGAAGCAATTAACCAatgtacactctcagaaaaaacgGTGCTAAACTGTACATTTCCTAGTTGCTGGGGTGATATTATTAAGTGTGCACCTTTTGTATGGATAACTTTAGTATGGATGTTTTACCTAGAAAGGTGCATGTAGTATAAACTGTCATCTTTACTCTAAAACGAAAGGACAGTCCACGTATGTACCTTGAaatttttaaaggtacactatatatGAATGTTTACACATATTGAATGTACAAAAGATGTTGATACCCCATTGACAAAGAATGATACAGTTTAGTACCATTTTTCTGAGCCTTAGTTTATCAGATGGTAATTTAGCCTTGATTTAACTGGGTACTTGCTGTGCATGGTTGTTATAGGAAGCTCCTGAAAACGCTGGCCATGGGTCAGGGTCTCTCAGCACTGATTTGTGGGACTGCAGTGACATCTCAGTACCTGGCCACAGAATTTCACCTGGATGTACCGATGTTTCAGGGCTGGATCAATTACATACTTCTATGCCTCATCTATACTATTGCACTGTGTTTTAGAAAAggtagttgttgtttttagttcAGATCATTGGtgatagctttttttttcttattaaaagatatatatgtgtgtgtgtgtgtgtgtgtgtgtgtgtgtgtgtgtgtatgtgagtaccATGGATAATATATTTTGACGTGTTTCTCTACAGATACTGAGTAAAGTAAGAAGACCTGGACCCTCAAAACTCACACATATAGCTTTAGGGCACTTGTTGAACTTAAAATATGTGACTATATAACATGAACTGCAAATGTTAAACTCTAGTAATAAAGGTCTTAGGATGAGGCAGATGTTTATTGCGCCGTTCTTATGAAAGTTTATCCAATTTTCCAAAATTGGTGCCAAACAGTAAAACGTAATACCAGTTACTAACTTTTGTGGTTGAAACTGTGGTAATTtatatgtttacatgtttgACGATTACACATAACCACAAATTCTTCCTTCTGAAACAGTAGTTCCATCTCTGTAATAGCATATTATACAGATTTAGAGCTTAGTTTCTTCATGAAGCACTCTACAGTATTATTAACTGCTTGTAGACTGCCTGTTCTTTGCTCAGTAACTGGAAAATATGTACATACAGAAGaccaataaaagaaaaaatagataGAGATTTGgctgaaaaaaatgctgaagtATTTCTTTAAGAGGAAACACCACATTATGTTAGATTTAATAGATGGATTTTGAGTTATTGTTCTGTATTtatgttctttcttttaataTACTATAGGTGATGAAAATATTCTGCGGATCTTAAGGACAAAATGGTGGAAATATTTATTGTTGGGGCTGGCAGATGTGGAGGCAAATTATGCAGTGGTGAAGGCTTACCAGTATACCACATTAACCAGCATACAGGTGAGAAAGCCTTTTCTGCACACACTATAATGTTATAAAGAGGTTTATGATTTATTGCATTTGTATGTGCCTAAAAAATAATCGGCAGATATGTTAATGCTACTGCATGACTGTCTTGACTAATTTACTGTGTTTCAGCTTTTGGACTGCTTTATTCTCCCAGTGCTTTTGATCCTGTCCCGAGTCTTCCTGAAGACACGCTACAGAATCGTTCACTATgtagctgtatgtgtgtgtctggctgGTGTTGGTGCCATGGTGGGGGCAGATATAGTCGCAGGCCGAGACCAAGGATCAAGTGAGGGCATTGTTCATTGACTTTCTTATGATTAGAGAACATGCTGTATTTTTTCTGCAAATGTTTAAACTATACGTgtttagtaaggaataaaacatgacaatgTCAAGGTTCAAAGATGGATATGGAAGCAATTGCAGAttctcaaacatttaataaacaaacaacaaaacaaagacactaagataactaggcaaaatactgtggctaaggctaaacataaatgatgaaacaaaacatggtacagggacAAAGGTCAAGATAGACAATACGTAAGAGGAGGAAGCAGTataaacagtggctatataaaTAGaagtgatacaggtgcaggtggtcatgtgacaatgatgcagaatggtgcagtggctgctgggaaatgaagtccagagttacctccttgatatatgacagacaAGGCaaactgttataggaaaattatcaaCAGCACATCCTTTGGAAAAAGCTAATTTTGTTCCTATTGTTTGCTAACGAttataattttgtatttattaaagaaagaaatgtcatacttttgatttgtttatagttattacagttttatttttaaattatcacttacattatagcagctagtTTCATTAAAGTTTCACcataaattattacattttttaaataactagtttattattagacttggaTTATTTGGAGCATTTGCCATACAATTCCTTGTGAAATTGTTATtactatataaacaataatgggttagaatgagcacattaataataaaacttatAAAGTTATGATTTGAATTCAACCGGCACTATTATCAtagctgctgttatacaaaattacatttacatttatggcatttggcagccgcccttatccagagcgacttacatttatctcatttatacaactgagcagttgatggttaagggccttgctcaagggcacaacagtggcagcttggtggtgctgggatttgaactcaatgACCTTTTGGtaagaagtccaatgtcttaaccactgttAAGTGGTCAACGCCTTCTAACCAATTGGAATCGGGAATTTAGCAGTGCTGTAGCcataaagcaattaaaataattgtattatatataataataaataataataattccttacatttatatgcttttctagacactcaacgcactttacattgtatggggggaatcttctcaaccaccactagtgtgtagcatccacctggatgatgcgacggcagccataatGCGCCataacgcccaccacacaccagctattagtggagaggagagtgatatagccaattcagagatggagattattagggacAAATAATGATGATAAACCACTATCCAACTACTGCGGTTGATTGCATTATTCTCCATAAACTAAGAACTATTGTAATGAATTGTAACAAACATTTGTATCATATAGTACATCATCATACACTATCATACATCATCCTGACTTTAACAGGCAGTAACATTCTGCTGGGAGATGGCCTGGTTATCATCAGTGCCACTCTGTACGCAGTCTCCAACCTGTGTCAGGAGTACATTGTTAAGAACAAGAGCCGGCTGGAGTTTCTAGGGATGGTTGGCCTCTTCGGAACGCTGATCAGCGGAATACAGCTGTGAGACTCATTTGGATGTTTATCAAATTGCATGTTGAGGTGCATGTTGAGGTACATGTTTTCAAATCAGCCGTGCAGAATTGGGTTTCCAAGAGATTTTGCATAAATGCTGCATCTCATGATAAATGAGTGATCTAATTTAAGTGCTCTTGTACAATACAAACATTACatgcattgttttattattattattattattattattacagaggtATTTTAGAACATACGGATGTGGCAAACATTCAATGGACATGGCAAATTGGTAAGAgctcttcattttgtttttctattgCATTGTTACAATTAATATAGTTTGAGATTATTTGAGCAACTTTTTTCCAAGGATGTGGCCACACGGGATGGTACAGGGATTCACGTGCTACCCTTAAAATAATCCTTGACACCCCAATTCTGATCACATCTCTGAAAACTATGTTACTTTACTCATACACATTTAATAGATGATATTGagctcattcatcttcagcaactgcttcatcctggtcagggtcatggtgggtCTGATGATAGATTGATCTATCACCCTAGACAGACAATTtagatacaccctggatggcaaTTTAAAGCAGCCAGTCCATCAACTAGCTTGTTTTGGGTGTTTGGAACAAACCTTTGAAGCCGGAGTAAACCCACaaggacatggggagaacatgcacagacaaTAATCCAAGCTCATGATTGACCCAATGACCATGGAATTCTGAGGGAACTAAAAAATGATTaggggtcattccatctcaagtggtccaatcaGGTTGCTCAACCGTTTAAAATTTTTCTCTATGTATTGTCATTGTAAAaccaacatttatttaaattttttattttacttggtttaactacaacTGTCGTCTTTGTCTGATGTCACACAACAAatgttggttatacagctgtttatggaAACCTTAATATCTCAGCTCACGATGGGCCTAGCTCCCTAGAAAAAcggatctctagagcacattacaaggtacatggacatatataaacattttgcacattcatgttCCTTAGACTTGAAACGGACATCCAAGTGTAATGCTCACAGTTTCACTTTTAgcgtcaatttataatgggaaggacTCGAATCTCAGTCTTATTTTTCTTAGGAGGTAcctatgtatatatagtgtgcatgcagaacatttaaagtttgagacttctctcttttttatggGGGCGAGAAAGTGCAATTTCCCATCTCTTTTGGgctgaatatctctggtgggggaccagatacgaacCTGAACTTTTGACAGAAATAACTTCTCTACAGTTTGAGATTTgaggtaaactctgcaggacagtggacctcaggggccagatttgaagaagcagcctgatctatcatgttggtatgtgtgaatagattttatctAAATACAGAAGTACAGTGTCAGtagggtgttttacaaatgaaccgTGTCATAAACAGAGGTATGGTATTGTTTTTCCCGTGGTTAAATCAGTGAGTAACTTCTGAGCCGTAGTCACTTCAccaaccaactttgcaattattgCACCACATGAGATGGAATGAGCCTTAGGCCAATATTAGGCCAGCATGTCATTATGTGGCCATTTACTATTTTGTATCTGATACTATAACACTAAATGATCAACTCCTGCCATAACCCTTTGGCATTCCACATCTAAAAACCTGGACACACGACTTTTTCGGTGTTTGAATTGCATTTGTCTCATGGTTCATCTCTGTTGTGTCTCTGGCTCTCTCCTCAGCTCTGCTCCTGTGTGGCTTTGCTATATGTATGTTTACACTGTACAGCTGCATGCCTGTGGTGATCAACATGACCAGTGCCACAGCAGTTAACCTTTCTCTGCTCACGGCTGATCTCTTCAGCCTCTTCTGTGGCCTTTTCCTATTTCAGTACATTGTGAGTGCTAACAATAtcaccatgcacacatgcaaAGACACACTTAAGCAGTGCAGAGCGggattaaataaaactttatttattataattaagaaTCTGTAATCACTGTTCTTGTGCAATCTGTTCTTGAATAGTCTTAAATAACATTGCTGGGTCATGGTAACCTGCTTAGTGTTGATGACTCTTAATGCATAATCTTCTTCTAgatgtgtttttaatcattcTCAAAGGACCAGTAGTCTAACCTAATAGAAAACTGAGTGGCTGAGTCACTTTCTAATATAATCACTGAATATAAAATTGAGTCATTTTCTGAGTTATTGTGAGTGATGGAGTTCTTTGTACTCAGTTCTCAGGGCTCTACGTTGTGTCTTTAGTGGTGATCATGGTGGGTTTCATAATGTTCAATGCCATCCCTACACCAAACCAAGCTCCTGAACTGGTGACTGAGGAGGGAGGACATGACAACGAAGTCGAGAATCAAGAGAAAGGAGAGAATGTTTCCAGTGGAAAGAGTATTCCAGCTGAAAATGAACATGGATTTGTTTTAAGCAGTGTTAAAATGTAGCTCGGAAACTTGAGGTCAACATTCTTCATGGATTTAGTTTTGACTGATGATGACACTTATGTCGATGCTAACTTACTTTTCACAATGTATCATTTAAAGACCTATACTTGAATGGGTAGGagtctgctgttgttttttgtcaACCGTCACTCTCTCTATGGGTCGTATTTTGAAGCAGAAGAACTATAAATACACTAGGAAGAGGGCTTtatagtcagtgtgtgtgtgtgcacttatatatatatatatatatatatatatatatatatatatatatatataaattacacacacatacatacagtgtcctccactagtattggcacccctggtaaatatgagcatagacggctgtgaaaaattgtctttattgtttaaccttttgtttaaaaaaaaaaatcacaaaaatactcctctcatggatgtcaaacaattgcaaacaaaacacaggtttataaaaaatatatatatttcttaaatattggtgtgcaacaattattggcacccttttagtcaatactttgtgctacctccctttgccaagataacatctgagttttctcctataatgcctgatgaggttggagaatacatggcaagggatctgagaccattccccCATATAGAATCTCCCCAGATCCTTCAACtttcaaggtccacactggtggactttcctcttcagttcaaAATTCAAAAAGTTCTGTGAATAGCAGAAAattgaaaaacactgcatttaaGATATTAACCCTTCAGAAGATGCAGAACACTCTGTCTGGTTTTCACTCACTCATGTGCTCATCTTCTTAGAGGACCATTGTTTCAGTTTTATGATGattcaaaacacaaacaaactgaTTAATATACTGgaattaatataatgtaatataaagacAGGAGCAGCACAGTGTTGCTGTCTCAGAGTTCCACAGTTCCCGGTTCAATCCTGTGCGTGTTGAGTTTCCATGCATGTTGTTCCCACCTCCTGAAACAGTCACTGTATTTTTACtggatttttaataaaatccaaACTGCCTCTAGGTGTTAATGCGTGTGCATGGCATCCAGCTATGAACTGCTTACCGAACAATGGATATATAATGACTTGTCTAATACACATTAAAGCAAGGACAAAATGACTCAAAGACCAGTGCAAATGTAACAagatttcatttattcaacatttgtTCTACTTTTGCTCTTCCTCTTCATTTCGAACTTGAATATGAGGGACAATTAGTTCTGTGCAGCCCCAAATGTacaggctacacacacacacacacacacacacacacacacacacaccataaactTTCTCCATAGGGAAAAACACActttttgtatatataatattaatgtgGACAGAGGTCAGAAAGGTTGCCCCAtagtatacagtactgtatatggtcCCCTAAAACAGTTTTCCCCGACACATCATTCATGTACACACCAAATCAAACATGTTAAACCAGAAAATGTTTTAACTGGTGAACATGTGCAACATAGTCTGTGTAAACACAAACTTCAATCAGAATTCAGTAAAGATGAAGTTTAAACTCTCATTCATGAAGCATACAAATGAATGAAGGGACTCTGCTAGGTTAAGTGAGTACTTGGTAATATCGATATTGTAAACTTGGGCTGTTCTTTTGTGGGTCACATGAGCAATATCACAGTGTTTGAGGTTTGTGAGTCAAATCTCAGAGGACACCCAGGCTAGGTTGGACTTTCAGGTCTGTGGAGTATTCAGTGTGGTTCAGTAAGGACAAAAGCGTCTGGATTGACGTATTATAAATATCCACCACCTTTGAGTAGTTCAGTGATGGGGTTCTACACACCTGTCTTTCTGGATTTACACTCCTACAGGATCACCTTCTTGTTACAACCTGAAGTTTTCACAGAAGCTTTGGATGATGTATTGTATCTCTTCTTTGCATTTCCACCATGTACTAttaaaatcacaaacacactATCAAACACATACAGTCAAATTAATCAGCATTAATCAGATGGAAGTTGACAAAGTAGAATATGCCATACACACCCaccacaagcacacacacatacatacacacaacctCCCTAGTAACAATGACTATGCACTCCTACCAAACATAAAGCTCACATTTATCAGCTACACCATGATGAAGGCATTGAATGTGTTCCATCTGAACGCAGAAAAAGTACATTCACAATAAAGTTCAGGATCTCATACTTAATTCTTTCACTATATTGTAACCCCTCCATGGCACAGTGATGGCTATAGACCTGTGACCTCATGTTGTGCTGGTTAGACTATAGGCACTCGAGCAGAATTGAAGTTCTGCAGCTAATGGCTGGTGTGTTAGCTGAGAGTGCAGTTACAGAGAGAGGACACCAGAGGACATCTGTGCAGCATTGAAGAGAACCACAGAGATATGGTTAAAGGCACAGGAGGAGATTTCACTTGAGTCCCTCAGTCCAAAACGCACGACATACAATTAAAAAAGCAATAATGTAACGCCCTGAATGCAAGATAGGAAAGACGCCAGAAAACATTCAAGAGAATTGCATGCTGAACTCCTGCAAAGATACTTTCTGATAAGGGTGGACTAAAAACTTTGAATACATGCCATATAAAAGGGCAGATAGAAAACTTATACAGCTCTAGAACTCAATTTTGAAACTCAAGTGAtcacatttcaaaacattgacTGTGAGAACTGTGTTCTATTAGCTGATGAGACTGAGGTACATTAACGTTCTGCGCTACAACCACAGAGCGCAATCTATACTATCAGGCACAAGACATACAGTAGTACCCTGCCGAGATCGTCATGGTTACCACATGACTCCCAAATTTATGACAATTATTTTGTGACAATAACCAATTTTATTGTTACTACCCTTAAAATGTAACTGATTGTAAGTTACATTATATATTTGTACTAAATGGTTACTTCCCCAACCCCCCTTCTGTTCTGTGGTTATATACTTTAGGATCCAAATATAATCAGATCTTGTacagttttttaaaactgtagcACTGTTAATTTCCTGGCACTTTGtgagaaatataaatatgataaaaattatattgttaaaaatgtcgagctattttgatatatttttgcCATTTCATCCACCTTTCTGTtcaccatctctctcacacacacacacacacacacacacacacatacatacatagcaGCATGAAAGAGAACATCACAATCTAATTTTATCCACACAAAAAGGatacaaaatcttttttttccttttaccaTACAACATAACATAGATGTATATAAATTTAGATAGATTTATCTTAGACTCTTCAtagatttgtttatatttggaaTGTACTGCTTTTGTCTGCTGTAATGCTGGATGTGACTAACAGGGGCTTGTGCCAGTAAGTTCAGAGTCCACATCAGCCTGTTCTCTCATGCCAGCTTCAGTGTGCTGACAGGGAAGGAGGGCATGGTCACCATGGTAACCGGGTTGAGGACAGTCTGGCCCACCAGCTGTGGGTGATGTGAGAGCACCTGATGCCCAACGGGCGTCTGTTTGGCCAACACTGTGGTGCCATTGGCCTGGGcgtgtgagagggtgtgtgagaTGGTGACTGGTTGTGGGTACAGTGTGGGAAGGTGCGTCACCGGGTGCACCGTGATGTGCCCGATGGTTTGAGGTCCAGGTGCCAGCTGTATGGCGCTGGTGGAAGAGGACAGggaagaggtggaggagggggCGATGTGGGCTATGTGCTTGGTGCCCGTCTGGGTGACTTGATTGACAGCTTGGATGACAGAGGCATGTGAAGAAGCATGTGTGATTACTGTTGGCTGGATGCTGGGAGTGGCTACAATATGCCCATATGCCAGGCCCTGAGGGGCCACCATGGCCTGGGGCTGCTGGGTCACTGCTGCCTGTGCAGGGGGCAAGGAGAGTGAGGGTGAGGAAGGCTGGGCAGGGGCCAAGGCAGAGAACGCAGTAGCAGATGGTGGAGGTTGGAAGGGCTTGGAGGGGACAGAAAGAGTTTGGGGCAGAGATGGCGATAGCTTCCTGAGCTCTGGCTGAGGCACTCTGGGTAAGGAGCGAGGCGGGGTCAGCACACCCTCTTCCTCGATGTCCTCGTCCATGTTATCTTCACCTTCTGTGggaagcaaaagaaaaacaaagataaGGACGCACTGAATTGCTCTGAAGTGTAGTTATAGCTGATTtgctgattcaattcaattttcaaagatttttttaaaaatcacatgtgCAGGTGAGATAGCTTACCTGAGGCTGTGGACGTGGATGCTTGGTCATCTTCGGGCTGGACGGTCTGACGCAGAAGCCTCTCAACCTCCATCATGTCCATCCACTGGCTGAACTCGTTCTTCAGCTCAGCCAGCCTCTGTTGTGTGGAGATCTTCTCACGGGCCAGGCGCTCCATCTCATGCTCATACTCCTTCTCTTTCCTCTTCAAAGTCTGTGGGCAGAACAAAAAGAGTGaatactttctctttctctcacagaCACAATTGTACAAGTGTGATGTGCATGCAGGGATGGGCAACTACATTACCGAGGTTTACTTTCTTTTATAAAAATCTGGGGCATCCTAAACACAAAGCCCCTTGTTGCTATGTGATTTGCACCATGCATGGGGACCAGGCTATGAGGCTTTGACTCAACCAGCATTTAGCAACTGGCTGTAAATATACTGGAAACCAAAATAAGTGAGACTAGAAAACAAAAATCTGAGGCAAGGAATTATTGACTAAAATGGTGATTCAAACAAAGTGGAATAAAGGAAACAACAGTTCTGTGATTAATAAAGCTGCATCACTTgtacaaaaacaacacagtttACTGCTATACTTAAGAATATACTAAAATAAACTGGTAAAACCATGATGTGTTATGGTTAAAGACTTCAATGCCATGGATCACCACAACACCCACAGAAAAAGTATCTGGAAACTCAGAGCTCAGAATGCTCACAGAATATACTTCAAGAGCTCATTTGGCTAAAGCAGGTGTTAAACGCCCAACACTGCAGTAAgaattaacaaatatttttgtcCAGCCTTCTATATCAAAcagtaaaaagtaaaacaatccAAGCTGAAGAATCCTGCCAATTAGATATGCAAACTAAATGGTACATTCAAAACCTTGGCCTACACTAAAATGGAGAATCCTCACCAGACGAGTACATTTTCTTTAGTCATAGATTTAATccaattaatttaataattagatTTAATCAGCTCTATTTAATAGTGTATTAAGAGTGTTCTAGAAATTAGATAATCACAAGCCTATTCATGTTCTCTGAAATGGAGATAAGGCACAGTGCTAATGTCATGGCTGATGGAAGGAAAGTTCTCTCCGTTCTTCAGTAGGAAACAGGTCATTGGGGTCCAAGgtcagtgttcagtgtgtgcACTTTTCCTGACCTCAGTTTCTTTACACAACAACATCTCAGAGCCATAGCGTCTCATCAGCATTAGGGCCAACCGAGTACAACCAATCCTGCTCTAATCAAAAACACTATTCGGCTGCTTACCAGATAATTCCTTCTTGGAATTGCACAGACTGTTGGATTCATGACAAGAACAAGAGCAAGCCTGTGTACGAGTAATCAGTCACGCTTCCTCATAAAGGCCACTGTTTATGCTATCTCAAAGTCCTCCCATCCCTGATTCCCAGTCCATACTCGTGCAGCACTCTAAAGCCCTGCCCACTTCTGGGAAGGAGGCAGTTGCACCAACTCTGCA from the Ictalurus furcatus strain D&B chromosome 17, Billie_1.0, whole genome shotgun sequence genome contains:
- the slc35f2l gene encoding solute carrier family 35 member F2 isoform X2 codes for the protein MSHDQHESVCEKFSRELRHFKWREIFTWKLLKTLAMGQGLSALICGTAVTSQYLATEFHLDVPMFQGWINYILLCLIYTIALCFRKGDENILRILRTKWWKYLLLGLADVEANYAVVKAYQYTTLTSIQLLDCFILPVLLILSRVFLKTRYRIVHYVAVCVCLAGVGAMVGADIVAGRDQGSTLLLCGFAICMFTLYSCMPVVINMTSATAVNLSLLTADLFSLFCGLFLFQYIFSGLYVVSLVVIMVGFIMFNAIPTPNQAPELVTEEGGHDNEVENQEKGENVSSGKSIPAENEHGFVLSSVKM
- the mnta gene encoding max-binding protein MNT, which translates into the protein MSIETLLEAAKFLELQAQQQQKTREENELRERLRLEQEAGKRRAEAPHCIQATHANHLTSREELSPEHNHAPPSALSSPPPPAPSIPITVIPIPVVSSNPTISPASPHLSVPQKDTHSLQSQHLLPQRAVLPPQTNGPKLAQPYPGSIIRASQHTLLPHPTNTPAQPSLMAKTSPPDDHHGLDGKKRPGGAGTREVHNKLEKNRRAHLKECFETLKKNIPNVDEKKTSNLSVLRSALRYIQTLKRKEKEYEHEMERLAREKISTQQRLAELKNEFSQWMDMMEVERLLRQTVQPEDDQASTSTASEGEDNMDEDIEEEGVLTPPRSLPRVPQPELRKLSPSLPQTLSVPSKPFQPPPSATAFSALAPAQPSSPSLSLPPAQAAVTQQPQAMVAPQGLAYGHIVATPSIQPTVITHASSHASVIQAVNQVTQTGTKHIAHIAPSSTSSLSSSTSAIQLAPGPQTIGHITVHPVTHLPTLYPQPVTISHTLSHAQANGTTVLAKQTPVGHQVLSHHPQLVGQTVLNPVTMVTMPSFPVSTLKLA
- the slc35f2l gene encoding solute carrier family 35 member F2 isoform X1 is translated as MSHDQHESVCEKFSRELRHFKWREIFTWKLLKTLAMGQGLSALICGTAVTSQYLATEFHLDVPMFQGWINYILLCLIYTIALCFRKGDENILRILRTKWWKYLLLGLADVEANYAVVKAYQYTTLTSIQLLDCFILPVLLILSRVFLKTRYRIVHYVAVCVCLAGVGAMVGADIVAGRDQGSSSNILLGDGLVIISATLYAVSNLCQEYIVKNKSRLEFLGMVGLFGTLISGIQLGILEHTDVANIQWTWQIALLLCGFAICMFTLYSCMPVVINMTSATAVNLSLLTADLFSLFCGLFLFQYIFSGLYVVSLVVIMVGFIMFNAIPTPNQAPELVTEEGGHDNEVENQEKGENVSSGKSIPAENEHGFVLSSVKM